The following is a genomic window from Burkholderia oklahomensis C6786.
GGTGAATATCGAGGATATTGTGCTGGGATTGATGGTTTTTTTATCGAGTGGCATGTCGGTTAACGGCTAGGAACTGTCGATCGACAGTGACGACTCGAAAGCAGTCGATCGGCTGTGCGATGGACTCTCGCTTCGGTGCAAAGTCTGTGGCCGTGGTGGCGGTACACGTATTTTCTGGCGTCGGGCGGGCAATGGCTTAAAGTGAGAGACAGACAATCCGTGCCATGGAGATCCACGATGATCGACGACGGTCTCTTCGACGCCATAAAACGGCTGCGCGAATGGGCGCAGGAGCATTCCCATGTACGACGGCTATGGATTTATGGCAGCCGACTCAAGGGCGTCCAGCGGACCGACAGCGATCTCGATGTTGCCATGGAAATCGACCCTGTCGGCAACGATGAGACGGCACGAGATTCGTGGGGCAGTCACCGCGCTGAATGGGAGGCTGAGATGACAGCGCTCGTCCCATATGAAGTGCACCTCCAAGATTACGATCTCACAAACCCGATGTCTCGCGTCGTCGCATATATTGGATGCTGTGCCGCGTTGGTCTACCAGCGTGATTAGGTCATATCCGTTATCTCGCACGTTAGGCAACGAACGAGGGGGTGCGCGTTGGTCGCACATATCGCAATTGCGCTGCTTCTCGCAATAATCGCAGCAGCGTCGCCACAGCGTTCACTTGCCCAGCAAGGTCAGAACAGCTTGATCGGTGTGGTCACCGACGCACCAAGCTCTTCCAAGTGGGTGGGTAGTCGAGTCATCTTCACCGGGATAACGACTGCAGAGCCCACGGTTGTTTGGCCTGATGGGTTCGACGAAAAGCTATCCAAGCTCTTTGAGAACGAAAACTTAATCGTTCTCCAATTCGTTAGCACGGCCGGAGGCACCGATACCTTCTACATCGAAAGGAAAAGTAAGCGTTTCCTCGTTGTATCGGTTGGAACCTTGCTTGCCGCCTACCTAAATAACAAGTCGGTCAGTGTGTCTCAGTACCGGGGCTACATCAAATAGGTCGCAAATGTAGTCGTGCTGGCTGAGTGTGACAGCCGATCCGCGAACGGCCGTTTTCACGGCCCGTTTCGAGTCGATGCGCGCCGTCTGACGCAACGTCGAGCACCGAAATGGCGTCGTCGGGCGGTGTGCGGCCAGGAGGCGACGTTCGCCGGATGGTGACGTATGGCGGAACCTCGATGCGGTTCGGTCATTCGAGCCATTTGATGTCGGTTAAGCGGCCGGAGTCTTGTCTGCTTGCGTTCGTACCCCTGCATCTACGGAGAGATTTCAATCTTCGGGCGCTGGCGCTTTTTGATCGCTATGGCGTCTCCGGTTTACTCTTCGAAGTCTGTGCGCAAATAGTCCATGTCATCCGTTCGGCATATTCCTCTAGAAGATCGCGGTCAGTAAGGCGCTCAAGGCGGTCGAAGTCGGGCGACCCGGCCATATTCGCGAGCAACTGCGCGCGCGTTGTATTTTTACGCGCATCAAGCAACCACATAAACGTCTTGAACGGCGTCTCGATCGTTTGCTTCGCGGAGGGATCAATACGTTCAAAGAACGTTGTTGGATGCCGTCTATAGGCCTGCAACTCTGCTGCTGAAAGGGGGACGCCAACAACGACTTGCCGCCCGTCCTGCAACTGAAAAATGCACGTTGCTGATCGTTCAGGTTCGGAGACAATTCCTTGAAGCAGCTTGGCCGGTGCCGTCTCGCCTTCTGGCCCTACTTGGACCTCGTACCACGAGCCAATAGTTAGCCGCGCTTCGTTTGTCGAAAACGCCAACTCAGGGGCTTCTCCGTCGAACGTTGATGGCACTTCGCTGTGATCGCGCAGTGATCTGGCGAGGTCATGGATATCCTGATGCGCTCGCATAGCGGCGTATGCTTCTCTCAGGGAGGGGAACCCCGCGTCAAGCTTGAAATCTGGGATCTGGAATCCTTCGGCGAGTATGACAGTGCGTCTCACTGCACCTTCGAGGTCTCGGTCTGAAGGCATGTTCGTGAGGAAGACATACGCCGCGGGAAGCGGATGGCCGTTGAGGTCACGCCCTTCAAACTGGCGCAAATCGTTGAGTGCTTGCCGCATGAAGCCCGGCAGCGTGTCGTCCATTTGATCATCTGGAGCTCCAACGTCAAGAAACACGATTCGTGGATGAGCGGCCTGTTTCCTCAGGGCACCTTGGAGACGTCTTCCGAGCCGAAACCTGAGTGTGCCTGTTGCATCGCTCCGGTTACGATGCTTCGCTTCTACTGAATACATATTGCCGCTTGTTTTGCAGGTGGCGACAAATTCGCAGTGAGTTGCGGAGCGGTCATCTTCATCTTCAAACACAATGTCGAATCCCGCCCGAATCATTGCGGCAGCAACGTACGTTTCATATCGAGCACCGGGGAACATGTCCGGGTTCTTGAGTCGGCCGACTAGCTTCTTCTGCAACTCGGCATTGTGGTCCAGTGCGTACAGGTCGTATGCTAGGCGAAGCCATGCGGATGATGCGCCGTTCCCTTCGACCTGCACAACGAAGTCACCCGTTAAACCGGAACGCCGCTGCAAATTGCAGATACTGTCATACCACTGGAGAATCGGATGTCGATCACTCAATGGCTTCTTGAGTTCGGCGTTTCCCCACGCGGGATCCAAGACGTCCCTGAGATAGTCTCCCAGGAAGTCGTGGAACGTCTTGCCTTTAATGTAATAGAGCTTGTTTCGTACGGCGACGACTCTGCGTCCGCCAATCTCCGCACTGATGATCGGTCGGCCTAGCCCCTGTTGAGCGACGCGTTGGGCCTCCTTGGCCATAGCTTTTGCGCTTGCCTCGGCAACGGCCTTTGCTAGACCTGGTGGCAAAGTCTGGCGCGCTGGCTCGGGCGCAATCCATCCGTGGCAGTGCTTATATTTCTTCCCGCTCCCGCATGGACAACGTTCATTGCGTCCGATTTTCGCAGCCATAAGCATGCCCCCAAGCCGACTCGCTCCAAATATGTTCGCACATCTTCCTACTCATTCGAGCAAGTAGGTCTTCGCGGACGCACTGAGCGCCGGCGACGAGCAAGTTGAACAGTCAACGAGACTGTCCTACCGCGCGATCCCATTGGCAGGCAACGTAGTGAGTGCCTGCAGCGCAGCGTGCGAATGTCTCATATCGGCGGGTCAGCGGACCGACGCCCGTGGTGACTCAGTGACTCGAACGGGTCGACTCCGGAAATTCCGGGCTGGGTCGGGGCGATCGAGCACTGGCCGACGACGAATTTCCAGGAGCGACCACTCACTACAAGCGTTCGGCCGGCCGAATCGGGCCGGCAAGCGCCGGTCGCGCCGCCCGAAAACAGTCATCCATGGAGCGCACGCACCTTCGCTTGTTTCAGCAGCGTTGCCTCCTTGCCATGGTCCATTTTCGTCTGACAATTAGCATGGTGTGCAATCTCGCACGCACGCGAGGCGAGGCGAGGATGATCTACATCATTTGTTAATTTTCACATTTAAATCAATAGAGGCCGCGCACCGCAATCGAAACGACGTTCTTATAGCCCTCGAATTTATCAAATTAACCCGCTGGCTACGAGACGCGCAACGCCGTGGCCAGCCAGTCGCGCGACCCGATCACCACGATGGCCACCCACGATCTTTCGCCAGGCCACCTCGAGACCGACGCGTTGAAGCTCCGATGCCGCAACGTCTCACATCCCCCTCAGTATTCCAACGCGCGCGCTAGACGCATATCATTCGCGCATCGCGCATCTGCAGGCCACCCGGCGCGTCGCCTCCAACGGAAGGGGCGGCGCATTCGCCTGCGCGGCGCAGCACACAGGAATCCTCGATGAACACCAAGCGTTCCCGGACGGAACTCGTCGCCGCGCTGCTCTGGGCGGCGCTGTATCTCGCGACCGGCTATATCTCGCACGCGTTCAACGGTCCCGTCCGGCTGACAGGCTACATCTGGCTGCCGGCCGGCGTGACGATCGGCGCGTTCATGCTGCGGCCCGTGCGCGAATGGCTGATGCTCGCCGTCGCGTTCCTGGCCGCGCAGTTCGCGCTGACGAGTATCGAGCACGGCAACCTGTTCAACGCGGCGCTGTTCACGATCGACGAGGTCGGCGCGGCCGCGCTCGCGGTATGGTTCGTGCGGCGCATCCGTTTCTCGCTCGAAGGCCTGTATTTCCTGCGCTCGGTCATCCTGGCCGGCGTGATCGCAGGCGTACTCGGCGCGATCGGCGGAGCAGCCTGGTACACGGTCGTCAAGGGCGCGTCGTTCATCGACGTCAGCCTCGTGTGGGCCGCATCCGATTTCGTCGGGGTGCTGCTGGTCACGCCGGTGCTCGCGTCGTGGTCGCGCTTCCGCGCGCACCGCTCGGGCGATCATGAGCGCTTCGATCTGATGCTCGGTATCGTCGCGTTCGTGCTGGTCGTGATCGTCGCCTTCGCGATCTTCGATGGCGACAGCGCGTCGAAATTCGGTGTCGGCGCCGGCTTCGCGATGACCTACATCCCGCTGTTCCTGACCGTCGCGGTGACGCTGCTGCTGGGCGGCCGCGCGGGTTCGTCGTCGGTGCTCGTGCTCGCGCTGATCGTGATCATGCAGACCGCGCAGGGCGACGGCCCGTTCGCGTCGCTCGACGCGCATCACGGCCGTTCGCTGCTCGAGGCGCAGCTCTATCTCGCGATTGCGTCGCTGCTGGTGCTCACGGTGAGTACGCTGAAGACGACGCGCGAACGCGTGCACGAACACGCGGCGGTGCTGCAGAACAACATGGAGCTCGCGCTCGCGAGCGCCGGCCAGATCGCGTACGTGCTCGATCCGCAATCCGGCCGGATCGAATGGAGCGGCGACGTCGAGCGCATATTCGGCGTCGGCGTCGACGCCGCGCAGATCGCGAGCGTGCCGCTCGTGCTCGAACGCGTGCACCCCGGCGACCGCGACGCGCTGCGCGACTACTGGCGCGCCGAGATCGCAGGCGAGGATCGCGCGTCGCTGTCGCTGCGCGTCGTGCAGCGCGACGGCGGTACGCAGACCATCACCGATCACGGCGCGCCGCTGCTCGACTCGAACGTCGACGTGACGGTCGTCGCCGGCGTCTGGCAGATCGAGCGCGTGTGGCCGGCGGACGAATGAGCGAGCGGACGCCATGACCGGCCAGACAGGCATTCTGCTGATCCACGGACTCGGCGGGACGCAATACGATCTCGGTTCGCTGCACAAGGCGATGCGTCGAGCAGGCGGCAATACGCACATGATCACGCTGCCGGGGCACGGCACGCGCCCCGAGGATCTCGTCGGCGTGCACGCGGAAGCGTGGCTCGACGCCGTCACCGAGCAGTATCGCGCGCTCGAGGGCGAGTACGAGACCCTGCATGTCGCGGGCATGTGCATGGGCGCGCTCGTCGCGTTGCTGCTGTGTCATCGCGTCCGGCATGCGCGCGGGCGGCTCGCGTTGCTCGCTACGCCGATGTTCATCGACGGCTGGTCGACGCCCTGGTACCGGCCGCTGAGACATCTGCTGTATCGCGTGCCGGGCGTGTCGGCACGGTTACGCGTCGATGAGGACGAGCCGTTCGGCATCAAGAATCCGACGATTCGCGCGATCGTGAAGAAGAAATTCGAGCGTCAGGACAATTTCCACTACCCGTGGGTGCCGCTTGCGTGCATTCGCCAGATCGACCGGATGCGGAACTGGGCGCGCGCGGCCGCAGCCGACACGCACTGTCCGACGCTCGTGCTGCACGCGCGCGAGGACGAGCTGACGAGCTTGCGCTCGGCCGACTTCCTGTTGAAGAACTTGCCCGACGCGCGCGGAATCGTGCTGGAGAACAGCTACCACATGATCTGCGCGGACAACGATCGCGATGAAGTCGCCCGGCAGGTTCTGACGTTTTTCGGCTTCGATCCGTCGCATGCGGTGAGTCCGGCGATGGCGCGCAGGATGGGGCGGGTGTGAACGGCCCGGGAGAAGGCCGAGGAAGACCACCGAAAGCCTGTTTCCCCGTCCGGTTTCCCGCTTGCACGTCTCTCGAAATTGCCGCCATAAAATGAACGGCGGCCTCGGCTCGTCGCGCATGGGCGGCAAGTTCGTCATGGGGCAACGCAGCAGCGAACAGGACGTGATCGAGCGGAACAGCACATCGATATGAAGCTGACGCTCGCGAGCGGCCGTCCGCGCACTTCTTCAGACACTGCTAGATGCTGAACCTCTGTGCGCCTCGCCTCGCAATGATGCGGAGATGGATCGCCTCCATCGGACTCGACGATACGGCGTACGGCACGCACACCATGCATCGCACAAAACATTGATCTATCGCCGAAGAAGAATCTTCGGGCGGTGCGGTTGCTGCTCGGCGAGCGGGCGCTTGTCGGTCATCCGCGGACCCTCGTTGGGGCGTCGGCCGCACATTCAGGCGGCGGCTCCGCTTTGCAGACTCAACCGGTAGATTCCCGCCAGACCCGATTGCAAATGCTCACAGGCCAGTGACCCGGCCTCGTGGGTGAGTTTTGCGGAGTACCCGGCGGGAATGGTCCGCTCCTTCGATGCGCTTCCGCAACCGGCTTCCTGAACGAGCGAAACCGTCCGTGTTCAAACACATCTCCGGCGCGAACATCGCTCGCTTATCGCTCGCTTACAGCGGATGAGCAGCGCCTGCCTGCAACAACAGCGACACGGCGACCGGATCGGGCATCCCATCGGCATCGATCGCGCCTGCTTCCGCGAGCGCGCCGAGATCGCTATCGACGCCCGCTTGCCCGACCACGAACGGCGTCGTCAGAAACGCCTGTGCCGTCAGCGTGACCGCATAGCGCTGCTGAAGATTCGCGACGACAGCCGCTTGCGCGGCCAGCACGTCGGTCTGGTTTTCCAACACCTGCTGGAAGCGCGAATTGCCCGGAAAATCCCCGATCAGATGGGCCGTGTCCGTGCCGAGCTGCGACGCGAGGTAGACCAGCATCAGCTCGGTCTCGGGCGTCGTATTGAACGTGCCGCCGGAAAACGCGAGCGAATGCAGCGTCGTGCCGCCGGAGCTCACGGTGATGACACAGGGAAGCGTGGCGTCGAACGTGATGCTGTAGTGCCCACCGCCGTCAGACAGGGTAGCGCCCGAACCCTGCGCACAACCGACGTTGACCGTCGCGCTGGCCAGCGCCCGGCCGGTGGCGGCAGTGCCGGATAGCGCGATGGTCTGCATGCCGTTTTCGTTGAAACACGCGTCGAAACCGAAGCAGGCGTCGCCGCCGCACGCGTAAAGCGTCGCGAGCGAAGCAACGCAAAATGCGCCCAGTGCCGGGCGAACGAAGCGCGCGTTGTGAGTGTTCATGGCCGCTGCAGTCGATGGAAGGAGGAAAAGACGACTGGTTCCGCGCCAGGGGACAGGCGCTACGTCCAATTCTAGGTGCTGGATTCCGAAACCGCGCATCGAGTCGATCCGATTCGCAACCGTATTTGTTCTCGCGCCATGAAACGCCAGCATTGCGGGCAATCGAATCGCAGTGGTCACGCAAGGTCCGCAGCGAGCCGTGCTGACGCTTCACGGCACTGAATTCGCATTCCGCGATCGTCATCGTGTGGAGAAGGCTAACCGCCGTATCGACGATTGCCGCACCATCCGATGGCCGCTTGATCTTGGCATCCGTCGCTCCCTTGATGATTCGCCGAAAGGCCGCAGCGGATCGGCTACCGACACGGCCTTCAGCCGCAAGCGGACATGCGAAGCGAGGGATTCCTGATACGCTTCACATGTCTGCAAAAACCGAAAACCATACAAAACCCCCACAAACATCAACCTCCCCTATCCCCTCCCGCCCCTCAACAGGACTACACTAAAGGCGCCGAAAGCGGAGACAAAACCATGATTCCTCCCGACCCTGAAAGCACCTTCCGCGGCTTGCCGTTGACGCCCGAGCAGGACGCTGAAGTAAGGCATTACATCAAGGTTCGAACGCAGCGTGGTCTGCCGTGGGACACACCCGAGTTGCAGGCGATGATTCGCGACATGATGCAGCCCCCGGAAGAAGACGCCAACGAAGCTGATTTCCTGTCTGACGAGGCGAAAGCGGTCGCCGAGCGCGCGATGTCGTCGGTGGAAGACGAGATGGACCCCACCGAGGCGCGCGAGGAATGGCGAGCGGCGATGGAAGCGGAAAACATGAAGGGCCTGCGCCGATAGCCGCCCTCCCCGCGTCCAAGACCGTCGCGCATGATGCGCCGCCCCGCACGACAGCGAACGTCCGTCATCGACGGCTTCCCGCGCAAGCGCGAGCCGCCGATCGCATCGGTGCGACTCGATTCACGCGCCGTCCATTGAACGTCGAACGCACGAGAGGACGACCATGCGACTGATCGACCCGAGCGAACACGCGGACTATCTCGAAGCCCTGCATGGTCGCGGCCTGTCGGGACGCGATTTCACGCTTCACGAAACCGATACGACCGACCCGAAAAGCGACGAGAACATCGGTCAACAGGGCTTCGTCACGATCACCCGGCGGTCGACGCGCGTGACGAAGGAATACCCGCTCGGCGACGCGAGCGATTGGCTCCAGCACTTCAAGAACGATCTCGAAGCGGGCGCGTTCGATCAGGCGAACGACAGCTCGCACGCCGCCGGGGTGTGACGATCAAGCGACGCGCGGCTGCCCTGCTCACGTACGGCGCAATTCCCACCGATACATGCACGGGACCGCGGCCTCGACGGTTCCGATGTCGTCCGCGCCGGAGACATCGCGCGCGCCATAGGCACGCCGTTGTCGATCGCGCCATGATCGAAGCTGCATCGTTCGCGGGAGGTCAATGCAGACGAGCAGCACTGGATACACTGGATATCGCGAAGACTTGCCTCGAAATGCGTCCGCGGCCTCTTTGTCCGGAGCCTCGTTGGCCGCGCGCAGCACCTTGACGATCCGTCCGGCCAGCGGATCGCTGCGGCTGTTCCCGAGTTGGGCTGAGAGCGCTGGGGCATCCTCACCACGAGGCCGGCGAGCGCATCTCCGTACCGTTCAACCTCTACCTGATGCCGAGGATGGCCTGATGACGCTCGGGCGGCGGCACCTGAAGCGTCTGCACGATCGAAAAGCGGCGGGCGACTTCCGCCGCCGACCTTACCGGATGACCAACGAACCCGCGTCGCTCCCAACCGGTTTCCTTCTCTCGCCTACCAGCCAAGCGCGCGGGCGGGACGTGCTGTTTGACATGTCAGGTCCGGCGCTCGTACCAGCCCTTTGACCGGTTGACGATGCGCACCACAAGCAGCATGACCGGCACTTCGATCAGCACGCCGACGACGGTGGCCAACGCCGCGCCAGAATGGAAACCGAACAGGCTGATCGCGGCCGCGACGGCCAACTCGAAGAAGTTGGACGCGCCGATCAACGCCGACGGACATGCGATGTTGTGCTTCTCACCGACTGCCCGATTGAGCCAGTAGGCGAGTGCCGAATTGAAGAACACCTGGATCAGGATTGGTACCGCAAGCAGCGCGATCACCAGCGGTTGCTTCAGGATCGCTGCCCCCTGGAACGCGAACAGCAGCACCAGCGTCGCCAGAAGCGAAGCGATCGACCATGGGCCGATCTTCGCCATTGCCGCATCGAACGCCGCCTGCCCCTTCGCCAGCAACACCTTACGCCAGATCTGCGCGAGGATTACCGGGATCACGATATAGAGCACGACCGACGTAAGCAGCGTCGCCCACGGCACCGTGATCGCGGACATGCCGAGCAGCAGCCCGACCAGCGGCGCAAACGCGATCACCATGATGCTGTCGTTCAGCGCGACCTGCGACAGTGTGAACAGCGGATCGCCCCCCGTCAGCCGGCTCCACACGAACACCATCGCCGTGCACGGCGCAGCAGCCAGCAGGATCAGGCCGGCGATATAACTGTCGAGCTGGTCCGCCGGCAGCATCGTTGCAAACAGATGGCGGATAAACAGCCAGCCGAGGAATGCCATCGAAAACGGCTTGACGAGCCAGTTCACGATGAGCGTGACGCCGATGCCTTTGACGTGCTGACGCACTTCATGCAACGCGCCGAAGTCGACCTTGACCAGCATCGGAATGATCATCACCCAGATCAGCAGCCCGACCGGGAGGTTGACCTGTGCGTACTCCATCCGGCCGATCTGCTGAAACAGACCAGGCAGCACCTGGCCGAGCGCGATGCCGGCGACGATGCACAGCGCGACCCAGACCGTCAGATAGCGTTCGAAGAAATTGATGGAAGGCTTTGCGACGGCGTTGCTCGTCGGGGCGACGTTGGACGTGTTCATTGGAGAGGGTTCAGTCTTGAAGTCGTAGGCAGCCGCTCGTTTCAGCAGACCGCCCATGCGCATGATCAGCTTTGCGAGATCTCGATCAGCGCCGTCTGGAGTTCGGCGTTGCTCATACCATCGACGGGCAGCGCCAGCAACTGCAGCATCCGATAACCGAGCGCTTGCCGCGTGAGCTCGAAGGCGAGACGCTTGCCTTCGTCCCCGCCTGTCGCATTCGACGGATCGGCATAGCCCCAATGCACTTTGACGGGGCTGCCGGGCCAGTACGGGCAGGTCTCTGCCGCCGCGCTGTCGCACACGGTGATCACGATGCGCATTTCAGGCACGCCGTCGCCGACGAATTCGTCCCAGCTCTTGCTGCGGTAGCCGTCGACGTCGACGCCCGCGTTCGTCAGCGCTTCCAGCGCGAACGGATTGAGTCGCCCGCTCGGCGCACTTCCCGCGCTGTATGCGCGGACATCCTTGCCGAGCTTCGCGGCCCAGTGGTTGAGCATCCCTTCCGACAGCACGCTTCTCGCCGAATTGTGCGTGCAGAGAATCAGTACGTTGGTAGTCATGGGCGGAGCGCGCGAATGCGCTTCACGATTGATGTGTATTGGACGTCGAGCAAGCTGACGCCGGCGAGCACGGATTACCGCCGCAGCAGTTCTCCGTGAGGTAGGCAAGCAGACCGTTCATCGTCGCGAAGTTTGCGCAGTAGAAGACGAAACGGCCTTCCTGGCGGCTTGTGACCAGCTGAGCGTGCGCCAATTCCTTCAGGTGAAACGACAACGAAGACGGCGGCACGTCGAGCAGCGTGGCAATCTGCCCGGCCGGCAAGCCTTGCGGCCCCGCTTGCACCAAAGTCCGGAAGACGGCCAGCCGCGACTCATGCGCGAGCGCCGCAAGGGCGATAATAGTCCGATTCGTTTCCATGTTTCCATAATAGTCGAAATATCGAATAACTGACAAGAGGATCATCTCTCGCCGGACCTTCCAGGCCGCTGTTCGTCAGTACAATCGTCAACAGACCAGCCAAGACAGCGAGATGCAACGTGGCAACCCTGTCCTCGATCGAGAAACGAAAACTTGAACGCCTGCTTGGCATGAGCACCGGCTACATGCTCAACTTCTCCGATCGTACATTTTCGATCTTCTTTGACGAGCACACGGGCCTGGACATAGGCAACGCCAAATACCGGGCCAACCTAAGCTCCGGGTCGAAGGCAAATCGGATGCGGAGCTTCTGGACCCTCGAACCTGACCACGTCGTCGCCAAGGTGTTGCTCGCGATGATTGAGTACGCCAATGAGTACTGGTGCTTCCCGCCGGAAGTAGACGCGGCGCTGCTCGCTGACATGCAGCAGATAATCGGTCGGCTCTCTCAGAAGCCGTCGAGTCAGGTTCCGGAGGTAGACGCATTTACGGCCAGCGTTAACGACCTCGATTTTGAAGCTGCGGCGAAGCACATTCGCACTGCGATAGAGCAAAACGAGCCCGCGACAGCGCTCGATCGCCTGCACGTCTTTACGATGAAGTTTCTGCGTACTCACTGCCAGCACCGTGGCATTGAGAGTAAGCGATCAATGATCGACGCCCTGTTCCTGGGAAGCTAGAGCGGCGACGCTTATGTCCACTTGAACGAGGAAGTGGACGCAATGACAGAGCACGGCAACGATCTGAAGTCACGCCTGGTGACAGGCTTCGAACGCGACGGGCGGCGCCGGCGTTTTGATCCGCAGGCCAAGCGGGAATTGGTTCAGGCATGCATGCAACCTGGAGTGTCAGTTGCGAGGATGGCGCTGGACCACGCAGTGAACGCGAACCTGCTACGCAAGTGGATCAGAGACTACGAGCGCGAGCGCAACGGAGCTGCAGCAAGCAAGGCGATCGAGAGCCAAGCTCCGGCATTCGTGCCCGTGGTTCAGATCGGCGAGATCGAGGCATCAGTCACTGACGTTCGAGGGCGACCGACTCGCATGGGGATTGCGCAATCGCGAGAGTCCATGTCGCCGCCGTCCCAGCTTGTCGCGCAGCTACCTAACGGTGTGACGCTCAAGCTCGGCTGCAACGAGCATGATGTCGCGCTGATGTCGACGATGATCGAGACGCTGGTGCGCTGCCATGTTCCGGCTCGACAGTGAGCTGAAGGTCTACGTGCATCGCGACGCGGTCGACTTCCGCAAGAACATCACCGGCTTGGCGGCGTTGGTCGAGCAAGCGCTGGGGCTCGCCCCGTTCGCCCGAGCAGTGTACGTGTTCCGCAACAAGCGCGCTGATCGCATCAAGCTGCTGCTATGGGAGCGCAACGGGTTCTGGCTCTTGATGAAGCGACTGGAAGCCGATCGTTTCGTATGGCCACGCGAGGCCG
Proteins encoded in this region:
- a CDS encoding nucleotidyltransferase family protein yields the protein MIDDGLFDAIKRLREWAQEHSHVRRLWIYGSRLKGVQRTDSDLDVAMEIDPVGNDETARDSWGSHRAEWEAEMTALVPYEVHLQDYDLTNPMSRVVAYIGCCAALVYQRD
- a CDS encoding MASE1 domain-containing protein, with translation MNTKRSRTELVAALLWAALYLATGYISHAFNGPVRLTGYIWLPAGVTIGAFMLRPVREWLMLAVAFLAAQFALTSIEHGNLFNAALFTIDEVGAAALAVWFVRRIRFSLEGLYFLRSVILAGVIAGVLGAIGGAAWYTVVKGASFIDVSLVWAASDFVGVLLVTPVLASWSRFRAHRSGDHERFDLMLGIVAFVLVVIVAFAIFDGDSASKFGVGAGFAMTYIPLFLTVAVTLLLGGRAGSSSVLVLALIVIMQTAQGDGPFASLDAHHGRSLLEAQLYLAIASLLVLTVSTLKTTRERVHEHAAVLQNNMELALASAGQIAYVLDPQSGRIEWSGDVERIFGVGVDAAQIASVPLVLERVHPGDRDALRDYWRAEIAGEDRASLSLRVVQRDGGTQTITDHGAPLLDSNVDVTVVAGVWQIERVWPADE
- a CDS encoding alpha/beta hydrolase, which codes for MTGQTGILLIHGLGGTQYDLGSLHKAMRRAGGNTHMITLPGHGTRPEDLVGVHAEAWLDAVTEQYRALEGEYETLHVAGMCMGALVALLLCHRVRHARGRLALLATPMFIDGWSTPWYRPLRHLLYRVPGVSARLRVDEDEPFGIKNPTIRAIVKKKFERQDNFHYPWVPLACIRQIDRMRNWARAAAADTHCPTLVLHAREDELTSLRSADFLLKNLPDARGIVLENSYHMICADNDRDEVARQVLTFFGFDPSHAVSPAMARRMGRV
- the arsB gene encoding ACR3 family arsenite efflux transporter, encoding MNTSNVAPTSNAVAKPSINFFERYLTVWVALCIVAGIALGQVLPGLFQQIGRMEYAQVNLPVGLLIWVMIIPMLVKVDFGALHEVRQHVKGIGVTLIVNWLVKPFSMAFLGWLFIRHLFATMLPADQLDSYIAGLILLAAAPCTAMVFVWSRLTGGDPLFTLSQVALNDSIMVIAFAPLVGLLLGMSAITVPWATLLTSVVLYIVIPVILAQIWRKVLLAKGQAAFDAAMAKIGPWSIASLLATLVLLFAFQGAAILKQPLVIALLAVPILIQVFFNSALAYWLNRAVGEKHNIACPSALIGASNFFELAVAAAISLFGFHSGAALATVVGVLIEVPVMLLVVRIVNRSKGWYERRT
- a CDS encoding arsenate reductase ArsC; protein product: MTTNVLILCTHNSARSVLSEGMLNHWAAKLGKDVRAYSAGSAPSGRLNPFALEALTNAGVDVDGYRSKSWDEFVGDGVPEMRIVITVCDSAAAETCPYWPGSPVKVHWGYADPSNATGGDEGKRLAFELTRQALGYRMLQLLALPVDGMSNAELQTALIEISQS
- a CDS encoding ArsR/SmtB family transcription factor encodes the protein METNRTIIALAALAHESRLAVFRTLVQAGPQGLPAGQIATLLDVPPSSLSFHLKELAHAQLVTSRQEGRFVFYCANFATMNGLLAYLTENCCGGNPCSPASACSTSNTHQS
- the tnpA gene encoding IS66-like element accessory protein TnpA; translated protein: MTEHGNDLKSRLVTGFERDGRRRRFDPQAKRELVQACMQPGVSVARMALDHAVNANLLRKWIRDYERERNGAAASKAIESQAPAFVPVVQIGEIEASVTDVRGRPTRMGIAQSRESMSPPSQLVAQLPNGVTLKLGCNEHDVALMSTMIETLVRCHVPARQ
- the tnpB gene encoding IS66 family insertion sequence element accessory protein TnpB (TnpB, as the term is used for proteins encoded by IS66 family insertion elements, is considered an accessory protein, since TnpC, encoded by a neighboring gene, is a DDE family transposase.) codes for the protein MFRLDSELKVYVHRDAVDFRKNITGLAALVEQALGLAPFARAVYVFRNKRADRIKLLLWERNGFWLLMKRLEADRFVWPREAADVLELSVEQLHWLLDGIDLAAMRKHPARHYARVN